The DNA sequence CGCCTACGGCCACCTGCTCTACTTCCTGTCCGGCTCGGGCGTGGTCGGGGTGGCCGGTGAGGAAACAGCCATACGGCCGGGGCTGGCGGTCCGCATCCGGGCGGGTGAAGAACACTATTACCGCAATACCGGGACAGACGAGCTTACCCTGATATCGGTCAATATCCCCGAGGGGGAGCGTTAGCAACCAGGCAGGCACTTGTGGCAGATACTTCAGGGAATACTATGATCGGGGGCCGACGACAGGGTGACGAACGACGCACAGCAGGCCGGCAGGGCAGGGATATATTGCAAGCTGGTCCTGACGACCTTTTTCTGGGGCGGCACCTTTGTGGCCGCCCGTTTTGCGGTGCATGAAGCGCCGCCGTTCTTTGCCGCAAGCTGTCGCTTTGCGATCGCGGCCGTGGTGCTGATGGCGCTGGTGGCCCGGCAGGCGCAGCGCAGGGGCGAAGCCGTGCCGGTGCCCCGCAGCCTGCGTGAGGTGCTGGGCCTGTTCTCCCTTGGCCTGACCGGGATTTTTTGCTACAACGCCTTCTTTTTCAGCGGCCTGAAGCTGACCGGCGCGGCCAACGGCTCCCTCATCGTCGCCATCAACCCGCTGCTCACGGCGGTGTTGTCCGCCTGGTGGCTGCGGGAACGGATCAGGCCGCTCCAGGGTGTCGGGCTGGCGGTCTCCCTGGCCGGCGTCGGGGTGATCGTCACCCGGGGCGATCCCGGCGTGCTCCGCACCCTGACCTTCAACCACGGCGATCTGCTGTTGCTCGGGGCGCCGCTCAGTTGGGCGGCCTATTCGATCCTGGGCAAACGGGCCATGGGCACCTTTTCCCCCCTGGTGGCGACCGCCTATGCCGCCCTGTCCGGCACCCTGCTCCTGATCCCTGCCGCCGTACTGGAGGCGCTGGGCGGGGCCGGGCCGCACCGTTTCAGCATCCTGGGGTGGGTGGCCATCCTGCAACTGGCCCTGCTCGGCACGGTGGCCGGCTTTGTCTGGTGGTACGAAGGGGTCAAGGCCCTTGGAGCCAGCCGGGCGGCCCTGTTCGTCAATCTGGTGCCGGTCTTCGGCACCCTGTTGGCGGCCCTGCTGTTGGGGGAACGGCTCGGGTGGCCCCAGTTGTGGGGGGGCATGCTGGTCATCGCCGGGGTGTGCGGCGGAACGGTCCGCCTGAAGGCTGGCTGAGCGGCGTTCACCGGTTGTGCTATACTTCATTCACAGAATCGTATCCCCGGAAGGAGGAGTATGCCATGTCCCTTCCTCCCCAACTACGCAAGGTTGCCCCCACGGTCTGGGAACTCCCCGTGTCATACAAGGACGGCATGCTGGTCCCGGCGCGGATCATCGCCACGGAAGGGCTGTTGGCCGGCATGGAGGCGGGGGTCTTCGAGCAGACGGCCAACGTGGCCTGCCTGCCCGGCATTCTGAAATACGCCTACTGCATGCCCGACGGCCACTGGGGGTACGGCTTCCCCATCGGCGGCGTGGCGGCCATGGACCCGACGAGCGGCGTGATCTCCCCCGGCGGGATCGGCTTCGACATCAACTGCGGCATGCGCCTGGTGCTGACCACCCTGACCGAGGAGGAGGTGCGGCCGCGCCTGCGCCAGCTGGTGGACCTGATGTTCGCCCGTATCCCCACCGGGGTCGGCTGCACCGGTTTCGTGCGCTGCTCCCGCAGCGAGTTCCGCCAGGTGCTGGAGAAAGGCTCCCACTGGTGCCGGGAGAAAGGCTACGCCTGGCCCGAGGACCTGGAGATGACCGAGGAGGGGGGCTGCTTCGGCGGCGCCGATCCCGACGCGGTGAGCGACAAGGCCACCCTGCGCGGCTTCGACCAGATCGGCACCCTGGGCTCCGGCAACCACTACTGTGAGATCCAGGTGGCCCGGCCCGAAAACATCTTCGATGCCGCCACGGCCCGCTCCTTCGGCATCACCATCCCCAACCAGGTGGTGGTCATGTTCCACTGCGGCAGCCGCGGTTTCGGCCACCAGGTGGCCACCGACTACCTGCAGAGCTTCCTGCGGGTCATGACCACCAAGTACGGCATCCAGCTCCCCGATCGGGAGCTGGCCTGCGCCCCGTTCCGCTCTCCCGAGGGGCAGGCCTATTTCGCGGCCATGAAATGCGCCGTCAACATGGGGTTCGCCAACCGCCAGGTGATCCTGTACCGTCTGCGGGAGGTGTTCTCCCAGATATTCCACCGTTCCCCCGAGGAGTTGGGGATGCGCATGGTCTACGACGTGGCCCACAACACGGCCAAGCTGGAGCGCCATCTGGTGGACGGCACGCTGCGGGAGGTGCTGGTGCACCGCAAAGGGGCCACCCGCGCCTTCGGCCCCGGCATGGCCGGCATCCCCGCGTGCTACCGGGAGACCGGCCAGCCGGTGATCATCGGCGGCAGCATGGAGACCGGCTCCTATCTGCTGGCAGGGGAGGCGGGGGCGGCGGCCACCTTCTTCACCACGGCCCACGGCAGCGGCCGCACCATGAGCCGCCACCAGGCCAAGAAGATGGTCAGGGGGCAGAAGCTCCTGGGCGAGATGGAGCAGCGGGGGATTTACGTGCGTACCGATTCCTGGGGCGGCCTGGCCGAAGAAGCCGGTTTTGCCTACAAGGATATCGATCTGGTTACCGCCGCCACCGAAGAGGCCGGGCTCTCCCGGCGGGTGGTCAAGCTGGTGCCCATGGGCAACATCAAGGGGTAGCCATGCCCTACCGGTTCCTGGACGACATCGCCACGGCCGACGTGGCCTTCGAGGCGTGGGGGGCAACACGGGAAGAGTTGTTTGCGGCCGGCGCGGATGCCCTGCTGCGCACCATGGTCCATGACCCCAAGGTGGTGGAACGCCGGGAAGAACAGGCCGTCACGGTGGATGACGCGGACCTGGACCTGCTGCTCTTCTCCTTCCTGCAGGAACTGGTCTTTCTCAAGGATGCCCGGCGGCTGCTGTTGCACCCGGAGAAGGTGCGGATCGCGGAGGAAGGGGGACGCTTCCGGCTGGATGCGGTCCTGCGGGGCGAGGGGATCGACCGGCAGCGGCATCCCCTGGTGGTGGACGTCAAGGCGGTCACCCTGCACCGTCTGCGGGTCGCCTGCGAGGCCGGCGTGTGGCGCGCCGTGGTGGTGCTGGACGTATAAAGGTACTAGGCCTGAATACGTGACGCCGCCATGCCTCCGCTGGTCCGGAAGGCCTCTGCCCCTGCGTTTTAAGAGCTTGCGACGATCAGACGGAGTACGGGCCTCGTGAGTGAGTTGTTGCGACACGGCGGCGTGCGGGCTCCGGCTCTTCCGGACACTACGGCATTCCGGCGTCACGTATTCAGTTAGAGTTAAAGAAGCCGCATCGCTTGCCGCCCGTCGCCGTTGGGGTATACTGCTCTCTACACTAAGTTATCTCCCGTTACGGACAGAGAGGATATGCCATGGACCTGAAGGATACCCGCACCACCATCCTCAACGAGGGGGACCCGGAACAGAAACGGGCCGAGATCCTGGATTATTTCCATAGAACGTTCGACATCGACGAGAAACTCTACGAGACGCTCCGGCACGACGACACCTTTTACCTGCGGCCCGACCGGCTGCGGCACCCGCTGATCTTCTACTTCGGCCATACCGCAACCTTCTTCATCAACAAGCTGACCATCGCCAAGGCGATCGACAGCCGCATCAACCCCCGCTTCGAGTCCCTGTTCGCCGTGGGTGTGGATGAGATGTCCTGGGACGACCTGGATGCCACCCACTACGACTGGCCGACCCGCCAGGAGGTCAAGGAATACCGCGACAAGGTCCGGGAACGGGTGGACGGCCTGATCCGCCGCCTGCCGCTCAAACTGCCCATTACCTGGGACGATCCGTTCTGGGCCGTCATGATGGGCATCGAACACGAGCGTATCCACCTGGAAACTTCGTCGGTGCTGATCCGTCAACTGCCCATCGACCAGGTGGTGCAGCTTCCCTTCTGGGCGATCTGCACCGAGGCGGGGGAACCGCCGGAAAACCGGCTGCTTCAGGTCGCGGGTGGCCCGGTGGTCCTGGGCAAGGCCGCGGATCATCCGCTCTACGGCTGGGACAACGAATACGGCCACCACGAGGCCACGGTAGCCGGGTTCAAGGCCTCCCAATGCCTGGTGTCCAATCGGGAGTTCCTGGCCTTTGTCCAGGCCGGAGGGTACGGGGAGCGGCAGTGGTGGACCGAGGAGGGGTGGAACTGGCGGGAGTTCAGACAGGCCGGGCATCCGCTCTTCTGGATCAAGAGCGATGGCGGCTGGAAGCTGCGCACCATGGCCCAGGAGATCGATCTCCCCTGGAACTGGCCGGTGGAGGTCAACTGTCTGGAGGCCAAGGCTTTCTGCGCCTGGAAGGCGGCCGCTGCCGGGCTCCCCATCCGCCTGCCGACCGAGGACGAATGGAACCGGCTCCGGGACGTGTGCGCCATCCCGGACCAGCCCTGGTGGGAGAAGGCGCCGGGCAACATCAACCTGGAGTACTGGTCGTCGTCCTGCCCCGTGGACCGTTTCCGTTCCGGCGATTTCTTCGACGTGGTGGGCAATGTGTGGCAGTGGACCGAGACCCCCATCTACCCCTTCCACGGTTTCCGGATTCATCCGTGGTACGACGATTTCTCAACCCCGACCTTCGATACCCGCCACA is a window from the Oryzomonas sagensis genome containing:
- a CDS encoding cupin domain-containing protein, which produces MGRFIDIGAREWKQVRPDVAHGVLGTTILDETVTMTVTRVVPGSGFAAHHDAYGHLLYFLSGSGVVGVAGEETAIRPGLAVRIRAGEEHYYRNTGTDELTLISVNIPEGER
- a CDS encoding DMT family transporter, whose product is MTNDAQQAGRAGIYCKLVLTTFFWGGTFVAARFAVHEAPPFFAASCRFAIAAVVLMALVARQAQRRGEAVPVPRSLREVLGLFSLGLTGIFCYNAFFFSGLKLTGAANGSLIVAINPLLTAVLSAWWLRERIRPLQGVGLAVSLAGVGVIVTRGDPGVLRTLTFNHGDLLLLGAPLSWAAYSILGKRAMGTFSPLVATAYAALSGTLLLIPAAVLEALGGAGPHRFSILGWVAILQLALLGTVAGFVWWYEGVKALGASRAALFVNLVPVFGTLLAALLLGERLGWPQLWGGMLVIAGVCGGTVRLKAG
- a CDS encoding RtcB family protein; this translates as MSLPPQLRKVAPTVWELPVSYKDGMLVPARIIATEGLLAGMEAGVFEQTANVACLPGILKYAYCMPDGHWGYGFPIGGVAAMDPTSGVISPGGIGFDINCGMRLVLTTLTEEEVRPRLRQLVDLMFARIPTGVGCTGFVRCSRSEFRQVLEKGSHWCREKGYAWPEDLEMTEEGGCFGGADPDAVSDKATLRGFDQIGTLGSGNHYCEIQVARPENIFDAATARSFGITIPNQVVVMFHCGSRGFGHQVATDYLQSFLRVMTTKYGIQLPDRELACAPFRSPEGQAYFAAMKCAVNMGFANRQVILYRLREVFSQIFHRSPEELGMRMVYDVAHNTAKLERHLVDGTLREVLVHRKGATRAFGPGMAGIPACYRETGQPVIIGGSMETGSYLLAGEAGAAATFFTTAHGSGRTMSRHQAKKMVRGQKLLGEMEQRGIYVRTDSWGGLAEEAGFAYKDIDLVTAATEEAGLSRRVVKLVPMGNIKG
- a CDS encoding archease; protein product: MPYRFLDDIATADVAFEAWGATREELFAAGADALLRTMVHDPKVVERREEQAVTVDDADLDLLLFSFLQELVFLKDARRLLLHPEKVRIAEEGGRFRLDAVLRGEGIDRQRHPLVVDVKAVTLHRLRVACEAGVWRAVVVLDV
- the ovoA gene encoding 5-histidylcysteine sulfoxide synthase, encoding MDLKDTRTTILNEGDPEQKRAEILDYFHRTFDIDEKLYETLRHDDTFYLRPDRLRHPLIFYFGHTATFFINKLTIAKAIDSRINPRFESLFAVGVDEMSWDDLDATHYDWPTRQEVKEYRDKVRERVDGLIRRLPLKLPITWDDPFWAVMMGIEHERIHLETSSVLIRQLPIDQVVQLPFWAICTEAGEPPENRLLQVAGGPVVLGKAADHPLYGWDNEYGHHEATVAGFKASQCLVSNREFLAFVQAGGYGERQWWTEEGWNWREFRQAGHPLFWIKSDGGWKLRTMAQEIDLPWNWPVEVNCLEAKAFCAWKAAAAGLPIRLPTEDEWNRLRDVCAIPDQPWWEKAPGNINLEYWSSSCPVDRFRSGDFFDVVGNVWQWTETPIYPFHGFRIHPWYDDFSTPTFDTRHNLIKGGSWISTGNEATRDSRYAFRRHFFQHAGFRYVESTAPVEVHQDQYETDTLTAQYCDAHYGEEHFGVANFPATCAQFCLEAMAGRSKGRALDLGCALGRASFELARGGFQKVTGLDFSTRFFRLAARMQEEGYLRYAFPEEGEILSFHEVGLADLGLEGGRDRVEFSQADACNLPEKFTGYDLVLAANLIDRLYSPRRFLSTIHERINPGGVLVITSPYTWLEEFTKKEEWLGGYKDAGENVTSLEGLENALAPRFRMLGEPRDIPFVIRETRRKFQHTVAEMTVWELKGGR